The Chloroflexota bacterium genome contains the following window.
CCCGTTCACTGAACACTTGTCGAAACGCCCCGATCACAGGCATAATGTCGTTGGGCAGAGTGAACATTTGGCTTCTCCTTCGTCGGAAAGCCAGCTTACTCTGCCCTTTCGTTCTTGTCCACTAAATGGATAAAGTCCAGTGTGAGCGACCCGTCGCAGACTTATGCCATTCCGTCGAGCAACCCGTTTGCCGGTCGTTCAGACGCCAGCCCTGAAGTTTGGGCCTATGGTTTGCGCAACCCCTGGCGTTTCAGTTTTGATCGCGCTACTGGCGATCTTTACATTGCCGACGTTGGGCAAAACGAGTATGAAGAGATTGACTTTCAACCGGCGGCCAGCGCGGGCGGCGAGAACTATGGCTGGAACAGCTACGAGGGCTTGCATACTTACAACGGCGGCGTGGAAGCCGGGCTGACCTTTCCGATTGCGGAATACTCTCACGAAGAAGGCGGTTGCTCGGTTTCGGGTGGCTATGTGTATCGCGGCCCGGCCCTGCCGGCGTTGAGCGGCGTCTACTTTTTTGGCGATTACTGCTCCGGCAAAATTTGGGCGCTATACGCTTCAACCGGCGGCGCCTGGGAGCGGATGTTGATGTTCGACACCGAGGCCGGAATCACTTCCTTTGGCGAAGACGAAGCCGGGGAGATTTACGTGGTGGATGGCAAGGGATCAATCTTTCAACTGGCGGCAGTGCCTTGATTATTCCATGAACAGCGTTTACGTTCCTTCCACAACCGGCTGGATTTCTTTCAGCCTTTGCTTCTTCGGTTGGGCGGTCTTTGAGCTGGTCGTCAACCTGCGTTTGTGGAACGCCGACTCGAAGAACCATGATCGGCTGTCGCGCTATCTGATCATTGCCGCCGTGCTGGCCGCCTTTTCACTGGCCGTGCTGGCGACGCGCTTGCACGCTTTTGACCTGAGGCTTTTCCGGCCTCAGGTGTTTTATTGGGGCTTAACTTTGATGCTCACTGGCTTGGGCTTCCGCTGGGTGGCGATTCGCCAGCTTGGCCGGTTCTTCATCCCCGAAGTTGCCATCCAGCCCGGCCACCGGATCATGGATCAGGGGCTCTACCACTTCATCCGCCACCCGTCTTACACCGGCACGTTTATCACCATTGTTGGTTACGGGCTGGCGCTCACCAACTGGCTCAGTTTGGCGGTCATGTTGCTGGGCAGCGGCGTAGCTTACGCTTATCGGATCCGATTGGAAGAGGCCGCTTTGCTGGAGGCCTTCGGCGACGAGTATCGCGCCTACATGCGGCGGACGAAAAGGCTGATTCCATTTGTCTGGTAATCGCTAAACCTCAAACACCGTTTCCAAAACCCGCCGGGGCGATTCGGGGGCGTAAAAGAGTTCGCCGCGAAGGGTGTGACGGCCAGCCGGTTGCGGGCCGCGCAAATGCACCGTCATTTCAAAGTCGTGATCCATTGACTCGATGATCGAGAGCGACGCCACTTCAGCGCCGTCGGCGTTCGTCACCTGAAACTCCAGGTTAGGCCGTTCGAGGAAAGGGGTGACTTTGACGTTGACCCGCACCCGGCGGCCATCAGGGTATACTCTGGCCTCAAGGCTTTCGATCTTCACCGCCTCCGGCGGCTGGGGAACTTCGTCCGGTTCGACAAATTCGATTTCATCCATAGTGTGAAGATTATACTCACGAATACATGATCAGACGCCAGGTGTCTCCAATAGACACCTGGCGTCTGAGCGAAGGAGAGTTATGACCGACTATCACATTGAAACACTGGCCATCCACGCCGGGCAAAAGCCCGACCCGACCACCGGGGCGGTGATGACGCCGATCTATCAAACATCCACTTACGTGCAAAGCGCGGTGGGTGAGCACAAGGGCTACGAATACTCGCGCACCGGCAACCCCACCCGCACGGCGTTGGAAGACTGTTTGGCCGGGCTGGAGGGCGGGGCGCACGGGCTGGCCTTTGCCTCCGGCATGGCCGCCATTGACACCGTGCTCAAGCTGGTGACTCCGGGCCAGCACGTTCTGGCCGGCAACGACGTTTACGGCGGCACCTTCCGCTTGCTCGACAAAGTGTTGAAGACTTACGGCATCGAATACTCGTTTGTCGAGATGACTGACCTGGCGGCAGTGAAGAATGGCCTGCGCCCGAACACGCGGATGGTTCTGCTGGAGACGCCGACTAACCCTCGCCTCAAAGTGTTCGACATTGCCGCCATTGCCAAACTGGCTCATGCAAATAACTCGGAGGCGCTGGTGATGGTGGACAACACTTTTGCCACGCCTTACCTGCAACGCCCACTCGAACTGGGAGCCGACATCGTCGTCCACTCGACGACCAAATATCTGGGCGGCCACTCGGACGTGGTGGGCGGCGCGGCCCTGATGAACGACGACGCGGTTTACGAACGCCTGAAGTTTCTGCAAAACGCAATCGGCGCGGTTCCGGGGCCGATGGATTGCTGGCTTGTTCTGCGCGGCCTCAAGACGCTCACGGTGCGAATGGATCGCCACGCCGAAAACGCGCTGGCAGTTGCCCAGTTCCTGGCCGACCACCCGCAAGTCAAAGAGGTGATCTATCCCGGCCTGCCCGATCATCCTCAGCACGAGTTGGCGAAACGGCAAATGCGAAACGGCGGCGGCATGATCTCCTTTGTGGTTCACGGCGGCGTGGAAGCGGCGCGGCGGCTGGTGGCTCGCACGCATTTATTCGCCCTGGCCGAGTCGCTGGGCGGCGTCGAGTCGCTCATCGAAATCCCGGCGGCCATGACCCACGCCAGCACGCAAGGTTCGCCGCTCGAAGTGGAGGCGGGCCTGATCCGCGTTTCGGTGGGGCTGGAGCACAAAGATGACTTGATCAACGACCTGCGGCAGGCGATGATGCAATCCTAATATCCTCTCAAATAGATGTGGTTCGTCACTTTGCCGCCCGGCTGGCCGTCGCTACACTTTCGGCAGTTTAATTCAGGAGAGTGAAGATGACTCACAAACGCCTATTTAGTTTTCTAATACTGTTGGGGCTGGTATTTGCCGGCGGGCTGACGAGCGGGTGCAGTGCGCCGCAGGAGCATGAGCTGATGATGGCCTCGCTCGACCAGATGCCGCCCGAAGTGCAGAACGAGCCGGAGCGCACCCGGCAGGCCTACCAGTTCGCCGTCGCTAACCCGGACGTGATGCAGCATATTCCGTGTTACTGCGGCTGTGACAACCTGGGCCACACCAACAACTACGTCTGTTATGTGGCCGGCGTGGACGCGGCGGGCATCATCAAGTTCGACTCGCACGCCATCGGTTGCCCCATTTGCGTTGACATCACCCAGGATGCCATGAAGATGCTCAGGCAGGGCAAGAGCACTGCCGAGATCAAAACATACATTGACACGATGTACGCCAAATACGGCCCGTCGAACATGCCTGCGGAGAATGTGCCATGAGCCAGAAAAAGAAACGAACCGAGTCGCGGCGCGAGACTGCTTCGCGCTGGCCGATGTTGTTTGTGATGGGCGGACTGTTGCTGGTCGGGGTCGCCGCCGTTTTGTTGTGGGGGGCGTTTACGACACCCAAAGCTTCCCCTGAAGTGACGGGTTCCCCGAAACTCAAAGTGGATCAGGAGAAAGTTGATCTTGGCGACGTGCCGCTTGGTCAAACAGTGGAAGTGTCGTTTGAGCTAACCAATGCTGGCGACCGGCAGTTGCGTTTCACCGACGTGCCTTACGTTGAAGTTGCGGCAGGGTGTTGACCGCCCAAACCGGCCATCGGTTCGATGGCCCTCAACCCCGGTGAAACCACAACAGTTTCGATGCAATTCATGATGCACGGCGACATGGGCGGCATGCACGACTTCCGCCTGCACTTGGAAACCAACGACCCCGCCCAGCCGGATCGCACGGTGACGGTGCTTTCGAATTGGGTGCCGTAATTAGCTTGACTCGCGTTCTCGCCTTGTGGCATAATCTTGCCACTGGCGTTGATGGAAACGAGTAGGTGTGACCCGGTGGAGTCAGCGAGTTCGGGACAGTGCAAGCCGAGCCTCTGCCCCACACCGAAAATCCTTCCGGAGCCGCGAAATGAAAGTGGACAGTGGGTAGTAATCAGTGGTCAGTAACTGATCACTGTCAACTGACCACTGACCACTAGTAGTTCTCGCCGGGACCGTTCCCCGTTACCAAAACGCGGATGTGATTGCATCTGACTGAGAGGCCGCCTCTGTTGAACGTGGCGGCAACCAGGGTGGTACCGCGGGAAATGCATTTTGCGCTCTCGTCCCTGAATTGGGATGAGGGCGTTTTTGTTTTTATCCGCAGATTACGCAGATTTTCACAGACGATTCGAGGCTAACCTGCGCGC
Protein-coding sequences here:
- a CDS encoding PQQ-dependent sugar dehydrogenase; this translates as MSTKWIKSSVSDPSQTYAIPSSNPFAGRSDASPEVWAYGLRNPWRFSFDRATGDLYIADVGQNEYEEIDFQPAASAGGENYGWNSYEGLHTYNGGVEAGLTFPIAEYSHEEGGCSVSGGYVYRGPALPALSGVYFFGDYCSGKIWALYASTGGAWERMLMFDTEAGITSFGEDEAGEIYVVDGKGSIFQLAAVP
- a CDS encoding isoprenylcysteine carboxylmethyltransferase family protein → MNSVYVPSTTGWISFSLCFFGWAVFELVVNLRLWNADSKNHDRLSRYLIIAAVLAAFSLAVLATRLHAFDLRLFRPQVFYWGLTLMLTGLGFRWVAIRQLGRFFIPEVAIQPGHRIMDQGLYHFIRHPSYTGTFITIVGYGLALTNWLSLAVMLLGSGVAYAYRIRLEEAALLEAFGDEYRAYMRRTKRLIPFVW
- a CDS encoding cystathionine gamma-synthase, whose translation is MTDYHIETLAIHAGQKPDPTTGAVMTPIYQTSTYVQSAVGEHKGYEYSRTGNPTRTALEDCLAGLEGGAHGLAFASGMAAIDTVLKLVTPGQHVLAGNDVYGGTFRLLDKVLKTYGIEYSFVEMTDLAAVKNGLRPNTRMVLLETPTNPRLKVFDIAAIAKLAHANNSEALVMVDNTFATPYLQRPLELGADIVVHSTTKYLGGHSDVVGGAALMNDDAVYERLKFLQNAIGAVPGPMDCWLVLRGLKTLTVRMDRHAENALAVAQFLADHPQVKEVIYPGLPDHPQHELAKRQMRNGGGMISFVVHGGVEAARRLVARTHLFALAESLGGVESLIEIPAAMTHASTQGSPLEVEAGLIRVSVGLEHKDDLINDLRQAMMQS